A region from the Flavobacteriales bacterium genome encodes:
- the surE gene encoding 5'/3'-nucleotidase SurE → MAEQPLILVTNDDGITATGIRTLAEEMKAFGRVLVVAPDKPQSAMGHAITIHSYLRLQKVEMSEGVEAYACSGTPVDCVKLAIYEVIKGKPALLVSGINHGSNISINVLYSGTMSAAVEGALEGIPSIGFSLMDHSIDADFTRVRPVVRSVTGNVMQQGMPKGSCLNVNIPKDEGQPLKGLRVCRQAWGNWEDDFEMRRDPTGKAYYWLKGRFKDADLGEDTDVWAVNNGFASVVPVQFDMTAHHAIAELNTWKHALH, encoded by the coding sequence ATGGCAGAACAACCGCTCATTCTCGTCACCAACGACGATGGCATCACCGCCACGGGCATCCGCACGCTGGCCGAGGAGATGAAGGCTTTCGGTCGTGTCCTGGTGGTGGCTCCCGACAAGCCCCAGAGCGCCATGGGCCATGCAATTACCATCCACAGTTACCTGCGGCTCCAAAAGGTGGAAATGTCGGAGGGGGTCGAAGCATACGCGTGCAGCGGAACACCGGTCGATTGCGTGAAGCTGGCCATCTACGAGGTCATCAAAGGGAAGCCAGCCCTGTTGGTGAGCGGTATCAACCACGGAAGCAACATCAGTATCAACGTGCTGTACAGCGGCACCATGAGCGCTGCGGTGGAAGGGGCATTGGAGGGCATCCCGAGCATCGGCTTCTCGCTCATGGACCACAGCATCGACGCGGATTTCACCCGCGTGCGCCCGGTCGTCCGCAGCGTTACCGGCAATGTGATGCAGCAAGGCATGCCCAAGGGCAGCTGCCTCAACGTGAACATACCGAAGGACGAGGGCCAACCGCTCAAGGGACTGCGCGTGTGCCGCCAAGCTTGGGGCAACTGGGAAGACGATTTCGAGATGCGCCGCGATCCCACTGGCAAAGCCTACTACTGGTTGAAGGGCCGCTTCAAGGACGCAGACCTAGGCGAGGACACTGATGTGTGGGCTGTCAACAACGGGTTTGCTAGCGTGGTGCCGGTGCAGTTCGACATGACGGCGCACCATGCCATTGCCGAGCTGAACACATGGAAGCATGCCCTCCACTGA
- a CDS encoding DUF1905 domain-containing protein, translating into MAKKKTSAQVQRFTATIVKSEGKGAWSWIEFPHDVHELYGTRAAVRIKGTLNGLPIDRALIPTKSGFHVIIVSNGLRKSHKLKDGVPVKVEVWRNEDQDEVIVPEDLQETLDFMPELKAAWDKISAGKRRGICHWVGSGKTVETRAKRVAEVLRRFETGHEWFQTSSSRPHESH; encoded by the coding sequence ATGGCCAAGAAGAAGACATCAGCACAGGTCCAGCGCTTCACGGCCACCATCGTGAAAAGCGAAGGGAAAGGCGCGTGGAGCTGGATCGAATTCCCGCACGATGTGCACGAGCTCTACGGCACCCGGGCTGCCGTGCGCATCAAAGGCACCCTGAACGGCCTGCCCATCGATCGCGCGCTCATTCCTACCAAGAGCGGCTTCCACGTCATCATCGTGAGCAACGGCCTGCGCAAGAGCCACAAGCTGAAGGACGGCGTGCCGGTGAAGGTGGAAGTGTGGCGCAACGAGGACCAGGACGAAGTCATCGTACCGGAAGACCTGCAGGAGACCCTCGACTTCATGCCCGAGCTCAAGGCCGCTTGGGACAAGATCAGCGCGGGCAAGCGCCGTGGCATCTGCCACTGGGTGGGCAGTGGCAAAACCGTGGAGACGCGTGCGAAGCGCGTGGCCGAGGTACTGCGCCGCTTCGAGACCGGGCACGAGTGGTTCCAGACATCGAGTTCAAGACCGCATGAAAGCCATTGA
- a CDS encoding T9SS type A sorting domain-containing protein, protein MLRNLLPFLIGAPLLVHAQTTTYTNSLGQTVEVSLPSSFRKSAPAREWPTMEEKDLPARDRKKQRNDFNRHPVLNDAALLEADGALQTGYAKSGGRAPLQSWNGQNGGAPPDPTGAAGPNHYVQAVNTSYRVYSKTGQGLSGALQLSTLWPGSNSSGDPIVLYDRHADRWFISQFDFSPNRMLIAVSETNDPLGSYYGYEYNFAQFPDYPKFSIWWDGYYFTSNSNKTAVAFERDKMLAGDPSAQMIALTAPSNGSNFFTSVLPADADGPLPPNGTPCYFFNLEDNAWGNPQDQIRVYEMTTNWTNPGSTTVVSSQTLQTATFNTALGSGFDNIAQPGVGQKLDAVSEILYFRAQHTRWTNHNSVVLCHVVDVGGDQAGLRWYELRDANDGNWSIYQQGTYSPDDGNRWMASIAMDDQGNIGMGYCHNDVPNNIHAGLRFTGRWANDPPGVMTLGESIAITGTAAQTGLNRYGDYSHMSIDPDGSTFWFTGEYLGAGGNNRTRIFSFDLANSIGIDENASEMATSGLTVSVNGDAANLVLEGLNNDDLLTLSLVDMDGRTVMERAAKPVGKRLADTIILRDLSSGAYFVRLTKSGFQKVQRIVVAR, encoded by the coding sequence ATGTTGCGCAACCTCCTCCCCTTCCTGATCGGCGCGCCGTTGCTCGTGCACGCCCAGACCACCACCTACACCAACAGCCTTGGCCAAACCGTTGAGGTGAGCCTACCTAGCTCGTTCCGCAAGAGCGCTCCAGCACGTGAGTGGCCCACCATGGAGGAGAAAGACCTGCCCGCACGCGATCGTAAAAAGCAACGCAACGACTTCAACCGGCACCCGGTACTGAACGATGCAGCGCTGCTGGAAGCGGACGGCGCGTTGCAAACAGGCTATGCGAAGAGCGGTGGCCGAGCTCCGCTCCAGAGTTGGAACGGCCAGAACGGTGGCGCCCCGCCGGACCCGACCGGAGCGGCTGGGCCGAACCACTATGTGCAGGCGGTGAACACGAGCTACCGTGTTTACTCCAAAACTGGACAAGGGTTGAGCGGTGCTTTGCAGCTCAGCACGCTTTGGCCGGGCAGCAACAGCAGCGGCGATCCGATCGTGCTGTACGACCGGCATGCGGACCGCTGGTTCATCAGCCAGTTCGACTTCTCCCCGAACCGCATGCTGATCGCCGTGAGCGAAACCAACGACCCACTCGGTTCCTACTACGGTTACGAGTACAACTTCGCCCAATTCCCTGATTACCCGAAGTTCAGCATCTGGTGGGACGGCTACTACTTCACCAGCAACAGCAACAAGACGGCCGTTGCGTTCGAACGCGACAAGATGCTGGCGGGCGACCCGAGCGCACAGATGATCGCGCTCACCGCGCCGAGCAATGGCAGCAACTTCTTCACCAGTGTGCTGCCCGCCGACGCCGATGGGCCGTTGCCTCCGAACGGTACACCCTGCTACTTCTTCAACCTGGAGGACAATGCGTGGGGCAATCCGCAGGACCAGATCCGCGTGTATGAAATGACGACCAACTGGACCAATCCCGGCAGCACGACCGTGGTGAGTTCGCAAACCTTGCAGACGGCCACGTTCAATACGGCGCTCGGTAGCGGTTTCGACAACATTGCCCAGCCTGGCGTGGGGCAGAAACTCGATGCCGTGAGCGAGATCCTCTACTTCCGTGCGCAACACACGCGCTGGACGAACCACAACAGCGTGGTGCTGTGCCACGTGGTGGATGTGGGCGGCGATCAAGCCGGCTTGAGGTGGTACGAACTGCGCGATGCGAACGACGGCAACTGGAGCATTTACCAGCAAGGCACCTACAGCCCCGATGATGGCAACCGCTGGATGGCCAGCATCGCGATGGACGACCAAGGCAACATCGGCATGGGTTACTGCCACAACGATGTTCCGAACAACATCCACGCCGGCCTGCGCTTCACCGGCCGCTGGGCGAACGACCCGCCCGGTGTGATGACGCTGGGCGAGTCCATTGCCATCACCGGAACGGCCGCGCAGACCGGCCTCAACCGTTATGGCGACTACTCGCATATGAGCATCGACCCGGACGGCAGCACCTTCTGGTTCACGGGGGAATACCTCGGCGCCGGAGGCAACAACCGCACACGCATCTTCTCCTTCGACCTGGCCAACAGCATCGGCATCGACGAAAACGCGAGTGAGATGGCCACGAGCGGATTGACCGTTTCCGTGAACGGCGATGCCGCCAATTTGGTGCTGGAAGGATTGAACAACGATGACCTGCTCACGCTATCGCTGGTGGACATGGACGGCCGCACCGTCATGGAACGCGCGGCGAAGCCCGTTGGAAAGCGCCTTGCCGACACCATCATACTGCGCGACCTGTCAAGCGGCGCCTATTTCGTGCGCCTGACGAAGAGCGGGTTCCAAAAGGTGCAACGCATTGTTGTAGCCCGATGA
- a CDS encoding SpoIID/LytB domain-containing protein has translation MGKALFSSLFVLLFLCSAGQERAVRVGILRDKNVERIVVLSAGGGYNIMADGRRVGELLANDGLRVEVVNGKLQAKSLAASFTAGWIELVQKVPQSAFRLKVLDSKLSERTYPGHLRVDAKGGRLALTNHVGMEDYTAGVIQSEAGKDHTAEYYKLQAVTCRTYATTNIRKHLPDGFEVCDAVHCQVYQGRTQNADILAAVAATEDMVLVDAGIKLIHATFHSNCGGATVNAENVWSKSEPYLRSVVDTFCMAEPHATWTRTISRSDWLGYLHRKWKVNINDSALVAAAVNIPADRSNLQLPGIIPAVPVVQVRSDWKLNSGLFSVRPEGDSVVMEGRGFGHGVGLCQEGAMHMARRGRTYTDILHHYFTDVHLIDLHAIDFFRDETMVPQAIPVNTAPARFEEGGN, from the coding sequence ATGGGCAAAGCCTTGTTCAGTAGTCTTTTCGTGCTGCTCTTCCTGTGTTCGGCAGGCCAGGAGCGGGCGGTGCGTGTCGGCATCCTGCGCGATAAGAACGTTGAGCGCATCGTGGTGCTCAGCGCGGGCGGCGGCTACAACATCATGGCCGATGGGAGGCGCGTGGGCGAACTTTTGGCCAACGATGGTTTGCGTGTTGAAGTGGTGAACGGCAAGTTGCAGGCGAAGTCGCTGGCGGCATCGTTCACTGCCGGATGGATCGAATTGGTGCAGAAGGTGCCGCAGAGCGCGTTCCGGTTGAAAGTGCTCGATAGCAAGTTGTCTGAGCGCACCTACCCGGGCCACCTGCGCGTTGATGCCAAGGGGGGGCGCTTGGCGCTCACGAACCATGTGGGCATGGAAGACTACACGGCGGGTGTCATACAAAGCGAAGCAGGCAAGGACCACACCGCCGAGTACTACAAACTGCAGGCGGTCACCTGCCGCACGTACGCCACCACCAACATCCGCAAGCACCTGCCCGATGGCTTCGAAGTGTGCGACGCCGTGCATTGCCAGGTGTACCAAGGTCGAACGCAGAATGCGGACATCCTTGCTGCCGTGGCGGCTACTGAAGACATGGTGCTGGTGGATGCCGGTATCAAGCTCATCCACGCGACCTTCCACAGCAACTGTGGTGGGGCCACGGTGAACGCCGAGAACGTGTGGAGCAAGAGCGAACCGTACCTGCGCTCGGTAGTCGACACCTTTTGCATGGCAGAACCGCATGCCACCTGGACCCGAACGATCAGCCGCAGCGATTGGCTCGGCTACCTGCACCGCAAGTGGAAGGTGAACATCAACGACAGTGCGCTGGTCGCTGCCGCGGTGAACATTCCCGCGGACAGAAGCAATCTTCAACTACCGGGCATCATCCCGGCCGTTCCCGTGGTGCAGGTGCGCAGCGATTGGAAACTGAACAGCGGTCTCTTCTCCGTCCGACCGGAAGGGGATAGCGTGGTCATGGAAGGCCGGGGCTTCGGCCACGGCGTTGGCTTGTGCCAGGAGGGCGCCATGCACATGGCCCGGCGCGGGCGCACGTACACCGATATCCTGCACCACTACTTCACCGACGTGCACCTCATCGACCTCCACGCCATCGACTTCTTCCGCGACGAGACAATGGTGCCGCAGGCGATCCCGGTGAACACCGCACCTGCGCGGTTCGAGGAGGGCGGCAACTGA
- a CDS encoding NAD(P)/FAD-dependent oxidoreductase — translation MEARTASPPGQCDVVVIGAGMGGLTAAALLSRAGLSVQVLEMDARPGGYLAGFRRKDFRFDSAIHWLNQLGPKGIVTRVFQAIGSDHPKAAAQTLIKRYKGRSFDYLLTNRPDDLKAQLIRDFPADRSGIERFFRDAERLGRAFDGMGSFFRTEESMLHCERPLHMMKKLRFALPFIPHLRYSGSTGIDKGLRKYFSDARLRTVFASEMDILSCLVPVAWAYYGDYQMPPIGGSQVMPEWLCHVIEKLGNTVHYHCRVTEVQVNDGRAVGVRLALRGVEREIRCKAVVAACDVEALYERMLPSAAVPEKLKAKLREAELYPSSITVSLGLDKPAQELGFGEEMIFLCDESVPRERQCSGQPEESGISILAPSLRDPSLAPAGLGTLTLYIPADFDLHAQWRTSEGAERGDAYEALKKDYADRLIARVEESIAPGLSKHVVWCDVATPITHWRYTGNRNGSIMGARPGKKNFQLGIAHYRTPVKHLYLGGHWAELGGGVPIATRAGANAALLVLCDLKHPAAKPLARYMDGRIAPMDLDRSGHFKPYPGDWVREATPAEKKAARAGT, via the coding sequence ATGGAGGCCAGGACCGCTTCGCCGCCCGGGCAATGCGATGTGGTGGTGATCGGTGCAGGTATGGGCGGTCTCACGGCCGCTGCGCTGCTCTCACGCGCAGGCTTGAGCGTGCAGGTGTTGGAGATGGACGCGCGGCCGGGCGGCTACCTCGCAGGCTTCCGCCGCAAGGATTTCCGGTTCGACAGCGCTATCCACTGGCTGAACCAGCTCGGGCCGAAGGGCATTGTCACGCGGGTGTTCCAAGCCATCGGCAGTGATCATCCGAAGGCGGCAGCGCAAACCCTCATCAAACGCTACAAAGGGCGTTCGTTCGACTACCTGCTCACCAACAGGCCCGATGATCTGAAGGCGCAACTCATCCGCGATTTCCCTGCCGATCGCAGCGGCATCGAACGCTTCTTCCGCGACGCCGAACGATTGGGAAGGGCTTTCGATGGCATGGGCAGCTTCTTCCGAACGGAGGAATCGATGCTCCACTGTGAACGCCCTCTCCACATGATGAAGAAGTTGCGGTTCGCATTGCCCTTCATCCCCCACTTGCGCTACAGCGGCAGCACAGGCATCGATAAGGGGCTGCGCAAGTACTTCAGCGACGCACGCCTGCGCACGGTGTTCGCCAGCGAGATGGACATCCTCAGTTGCCTGGTGCCTGTGGCATGGGCGTACTACGGCGACTACCAGATGCCGCCCATCGGCGGTAGCCAAGTGATGCCGGAATGGTTGTGCCATGTCATTGAGAAGTTGGGCAATACTGTTCACTACCACTGCCGTGTGACGGAAGTACAAGTGAACGATGGGCGCGCCGTTGGCGTGCGGCTGGCGCTACGTGGCGTGGAGCGCGAGATCCGCTGCAAGGCCGTGGTGGCTGCCTGCGATGTGGAAGCGCTCTACGAACGGATGCTGCCTTCCGCGGCCGTGCCGGAAAAGCTGAAAGCCAAGCTGCGCGAAGCCGAGCTCTATCCGAGCAGCATCACCGTGTCGCTGGGGCTCGATAAACCGGCGCAGGAACTGGGCTTCGGCGAGGAGATGATCTTCCTGTGCGATGAGTCCGTGCCGCGTGAGCGTCAATGCAGCGGCCAGCCGGAAGAGAGCGGCATCAGCATCCTGGCTCCATCACTTCGCGACCCATCGCTTGCCCCGGCCGGCTTGGGCACGCTCACACTGTACATCCCAGCCGACTTCGATCTGCACGCGCAGTGGCGAACATCGGAGGGCGCAGAACGCGGGGATGCGTACGAAGCGCTGAAGAAGGACTACGCGGACCGATTGATCGCTCGTGTGGAGGAAAGCATCGCCCCGGGCCTGTCGAAACATGTTGTCTGGTGCGATGTGGCCACGCCCATCACGCACTGGCGCTACACGGGCAACCGCAACGGCAGCATCATGGGTGCGCGCCCGGGCAAGAAGAATTTCCAGCTGGGCATCGCGCATTACCGCACACCCGTGAAACACCTCTACCTCGGGGGCCACTGGGCCGAGCTTGGCGGTGGCGTACCCATCGCCACGCGTGCCGGGGCGAACGCGGCGCTCCTGGTGCTCTGCGATCTGAAGCACCCGGCGGCCAAACCCTTGGCCAGGTACATGGACGGCCGGATCGCACCAATGGACCTGGACAGGTCAGGGCATTTCAAACCTTACCCCGGCGACTGGGTGCGCGAAGCGACCCCGGCGGAGAAGAAGGCGGCCAGAGCGGGCACGTGA
- the lpxB gene encoding lipid-A-disaccharide synthase, translated as MTKRLYVIAGEASGDLHGANFLKALRAIAPSVDVRAWGGDRMQAEGAHIVKHYRELAFMGFAEVVMNLRTILRNMSLCKEDIAQWKPDAIFLIDYPGFNLRIAEWAHEQGIKVFYYISPQIWAWKKGRVHTIKRVVDRMFTILPFEKDFYARYGMEVDFVGHPLLDEIAGAPPREIPQEDSRYVALLPGSRKQEIGTMLPVMLAAAKHFPRYDFLVAAAPSVPRGFYEQLMRGSNAELVVGDTYGVLRKSKAALVTSGTATLETALFGVPEAVCYKGSAVNVWLAKRLVKVKYISLVNLIMDKPVVQELIQEHMTERVLRAELDQLLHDADYRHNMHRDMADLLHVLGGAGASARVASAVWKSLNSTA; from the coding sequence ATGACCAAACGTTTGTACGTTATAGCCGGCGAGGCCAGCGGCGACCTGCACGGAGCCAACTTCCTGAAGGCATTGCGCGCCATTGCACCTTCGGTGGATGTGCGCGCGTGGGGCGGTGACCGCATGCAGGCCGAAGGGGCGCACATCGTGAAGCACTACCGCGAGCTCGCTTTCATGGGCTTTGCCGAAGTGGTGATGAACCTGCGCACCATCCTGCGCAACATGTCCCTCTGCAAGGAGGACATCGCCCAGTGGAAGCCGGATGCGATCTTTCTCATCGACTACCCCGGCTTCAACCTGCGCATTGCGGAGTGGGCCCACGAGCAGGGCATCAAAGTGTTCTACTACATCAGCCCACAGATCTGGGCATGGAAGAAAGGCCGCGTGCACACCATCAAAAGGGTTGTGGACCGCATGTTCACGATCCTGCCTTTCGAGAAGGACTTCTACGCGCGCTATGGCATGGAGGTGGATTTCGTCGGGCATCCCTTGCTGGACGAGATCGCTGGTGCCCCACCGCGTGAGATACCCCAGGAAGATTCCCGGTACGTAGCCTTGCTTCCCGGGAGCAGAAAGCAGGAGATCGGCACCATGCTTCCGGTGATGCTGGCGGCGGCCAAGCACTTCCCGCGCTACGATTTCCTGGTGGCTGCGGCGCCCAGTGTGCCACGAGGCTTTTATGAGCAATTGATGCGCGGCTCAAACGCAGAGCTGGTGGTCGGCGACACGTACGGCGTGCTGCGGAAGTCGAAGGCTGCACTGGTGACAAGCGGCACCGCCACCCTGGAGACAGCCCTGTTCGGCGTTCCTGAAGCTGTATGCTACAAAGGCAGCGCGGTGAACGTATGGCTGGCCAAGCGGCTGGTAAAGGTGAAGTACATCAGCCTGGTGAACCTCATCATGGACAAACCCGTGGTGCAGGAGCTGATACAGGAGCACATGACGGAGCGCGTGCTGCGGGCCGAGCTCGACCAGCTATTGCACGATGCGGACTACCGCCACAACATGCACCGCGACATGGCCGACCTGCTGCATGTGCTGGGAGGTGCGGGTGCATCAGCGCGTGTTGCCAGCGCCGTGTGGAAAAGTCTGAACAGCACCGCCTGA
- a CDS encoding translation initiation factor — protein MKKQSHGGLVYSSGPKGSGAPAPQQQDLRIHLDRLKGNKEVTRIVGFVGNDKALDELGRALKSKCGVGGNTKDGVILLQGDHRDKVLAYLLEKGMKAKKAGG, from the coding sequence ATGAAGAAACAATCCCACGGTGGTCTGGTGTACAGCAGTGGCCCAAAAGGCAGCGGTGCACCCGCACCCCAGCAGCAGGACCTGCGCATCCACCTCGACCGGCTGAAGGGCAACAAGGAAGTCACGCGCATCGTGGGCTTCGTGGGCAACGACAAGGCGCTGGACGAACTGGGGCGCGCGCTAAAGAGCAAGTGCGGCGTGGGCGGCAACACCAAGGATGGCGTGATCCTGCTGCAAGGCGACCACCGCGACAAAGTGCTCGCCTACTTGCTGGAGAAGGGCATGAAGGCCAAGAAGGCCGGTGGCTGA
- a CDS encoding DegT/DnrJ/EryC1/StrS family aminotransferase: MPGTELFGEDEKKEVMDVLNTGVLFRYNHDAQRKGQWKAKEFEAEIAKFTGAKHALAVSSGSTAVNSMLAACGVGYGDHVIVPPFTFVATIEAVLLAGAIPVFAEIDETLCLSAEGIRNACTPKTKAVLLVHMCGAAADIDGILAVCKEKNIMLIEDTAQALGATYKGKHLGLFGKMGSFSFDFFKIATCGEGGVIISNDEQLIKTAEYMSDHGHNHEGDNRGMEQHPILGTNFRIGEINAAIGLAQSRKLPLMVAKQRANKATIQARLSRIPGLAFRKQCDDAGDSATFFHLLLPSADAAFALHKELGAQGIGTMYWFNNMYHYIKQWDHIKDLRMPYKLVAHELGLPQDLKTQRFPKSDAVISRLVSFNIRVTWTEAELDAFLGKVEAAVKNAFAKATAV; the protein is encoded by the coding sequence ATGCCCGGCACCGAACTTTTTGGCGAGGACGAGAAGAAGGAAGTGATGGACGTCCTGAACACGGGCGTGCTCTTCCGCTACAACCACGATGCCCAGCGCAAGGGCCAGTGGAAGGCGAAGGAGTTCGAGGCCGAGATCGCCAAGTTCACCGGTGCGAAACACGCGCTCGCGGTGAGCAGCGGCAGTACGGCGGTGAACAGCATGCTCGCGGCTTGTGGTGTCGGTTACGGCGACCACGTCATTGTGCCGCCGTTCACCTTCGTGGCCACGATCGAAGCGGTGCTGCTGGCCGGTGCCATCCCCGTGTTCGCCGAGATCGACGAGACGCTCTGCCTCAGCGCGGAGGGTATCCGCAACGCATGCACACCGAAGACCAAGGCCGTGTTGCTCGTCCACATGTGCGGTGCCGCGGCCGACATCGATGGCATCCTCGCTGTGTGCAAGGAGAAGAACATCATGCTCATCGAGGACACCGCCCAGGCGCTCGGCGCCACTTACAAAGGGAAGCACCTCGGCCTTTTCGGCAAGATGGGCAGCTTCAGTTTCGACTTCTTCAAGATCGCCACCTGCGGCGAAGGCGGCGTGATCATCAGCAACGATGAACAGCTGATCAAGACCGCCGAGTACATGAGCGATCACGGCCACAACCACGAGGGCGACAACCGCGGCATGGAGCAGCACCCGATCCTCGGCACCAACTTCCGCATCGGCGAGATCAACGCGGCCATCGGCCTCGCGCAATCGCGCAAGCTGCCCCTGATGGTGGCGAAGCAGCGCGCGAACAAGGCCACCATCCAGGCGCGACTTTCCAGGATCCCCGGCCTGGCCTTCCGCAAGCAATGCGACGATGCCGGCGACAGCGCCACCTTCTTCCACCTGCTGCTGCCCAGCGCCGACGCGGCCTTCGCGCTGCACAAGGAACTCGGCGCGCAAGGCATCGGCACCATGTACTGGTTCAACAACATGTACCACTACATCAAGCAGTGGGACCACATCAAGGACCTGCGCATGCCCTACAAGCTCGTCGCGCACGAGCTCGGCCTGCCGCAGGACCTCAAGACCCAGCGGTTCCCCAAGAGCGATGCGGTCATCAGCCGCCTGGTGAGCTTCAACATCCGCGTCACCTGGACCGAAGCGGAACTGGATGCCTTCCTCGGCAAGGTGGAAGCGGCGGTGAAGAACGCCTTCGCCAAGGCTACGGCCGTTTGA
- a CDS encoding ferritin-like domain-containing protein: protein MLHTSAFWKYHFQHNLTVQRVDWSTAPQLTDAERANIIYSLKAWQLGETSDGRHLLAATRKYAARIGDPDYVQAVELFIKEEQKHGGNLGRYIDAIGEQRTRSDWGDTLFRKVRYFNTSMELWTIAVIIVESAAQVFYQALHDATHCPLLRSICTDILVDEAHHIKFQNERLHIIFQRKGFYNKALSLLLYSFLFFGTIHAVWWGHRRALKAGGVDRKTFMRRMYYKFFSSMKFLHAAPAAEERVAFA, encoded by the coding sequence ATGCTGCACACCTCCGCCTTCTGGAAGTACCACTTCCAGCACAACCTCACCGTTCAACGCGTCGACTGGTCCACCGCTCCGCAGCTTACGGATGCCGAGCGCGCCAACATCATCTACTCGCTGAAGGCGTGGCAACTGGGCGAGACCAGCGACGGCCGCCACCTGCTGGCCGCCACACGCAAGTACGCCGCGCGCATCGGCGATCCTGACTACGTGCAGGCGGTGGAACTCTTCATCAAGGAAGAGCAGAAGCACGGCGGCAACCTTGGCCGGTACATCGATGCCATCGGCGAGCAACGCACGCGCTCCGACTGGGGCGATACGCTGTTCCGTAAGGTGCGCTACTTCAACACCAGCATGGAGCTCTGGACCATCGCGGTGATCATCGTGGAAAGCGCGGCGCAAGTCTTCTACCAAGCCCTGCACGATGCCACGCACTGTCCGTTGCTCAGGAGCATCTGCACCGACATCCTCGTCGATGAAGCGCACCACATCAAGTTCCAGAACGAGCGCCTGCACATCATCTTCCAGCGCAAGGGGTTCTACAACAAGGCGCTCTCCCTCCTGCTTTACTCCTTCCTGTTCTTCGGCACCATCCACGCCGTGTGGTGGGGCCACCGGCGAGCGCTCAAGGCTGGCGGCGTGGACCGCAAGACCTTCATGCGGCGCATGTACTACAAGTTCTTCAGCAGCATGAAGTTCCTGCACGCGGCACCCGCGGCGGAAGAACGCGTGGCATTCGCCTGA